AATGCGATTCAGGCAACACCGCTACCAAAGTAAATCCGAGTCTTTCAATTAACTTTTTTGACTTCATATTTTTATTATCTATAGTCGCACATAGGCGTTTAAGGTTTAATGTGCTTTTACTATGCTCAATGACTGCGGAAACCGCTTCATACGCAAAACCGCCTCCCCAATGCTCCCTCATGAAGCGATAACCAATTTCGCCAAGATAACCTTCTGCTATTTCTGGAATCATTACATCACCGATAAATTCATCAGTATCTTTTAAGGCGACAGTCCATTTTGTTTCAGTACGATTCCTAATCATTTCTAACATTGAGTGTTCATC
The window above is part of the Bacillus sp. 2205SS5-2 genome. Proteins encoded here:
- a CDS encoding GNAT family N-acetyltransferase, with the protein product MAKKEAPKIQTERLVLRPRAEKDIPNMLKMFNNDEVREFLGINPPRDEHSMLEMIRNRTETKWTVALKDTDEFIGDVMIPEIAEGYLGEIGYRFMREHWGGGFAYEAVSAVIEHSKSTLNLKRLCATIDNKNMKSKKLIERLGFTLVAVLPESHLHGRVADVAYYSRIV